Proteins from a genomic interval of Desulfurobacterium sp. TC5-1:
- a CDS encoding RNA-splicing ligase RtcB: protein MEPFLIEGKVPIYVYGNDIETEVMEQLNRVKDLPFFKKQIVIMPDFHAGKGCVIGFTGYFDEVVIPNIVGVDIGCGVYTYPLGRLGKINLQKLDAFVKGNIPLGLTCRTKNNARKLPLSKEDRNFLKEMTAVLTKKFGIDLNEPLLQVGTLGSGNHFIELGVDDEENYYLTVHSGSRNLGLRVCVHFYKRAVEYTQKVMPHLHKDLSFLPLNKGGQDYMEAMKLAQRYADINRKMMLKLIIENFFRQEFNESKIIKSVHNYIDVERDYCVRKGAISAHKDEKVVIPFNLVYGLIIGRGKGVKKLNFSAPHGAGRKMSRRKAREKLSFKEFKEVVMKAGVYSSTVSSKTIDEAPMAYKNPDEILEFLPQTVEIERFVRPIYNVKG, encoded by the coding sequence ATGGAACCGTTTTTAATAGAGGGAAAGGTTCCTATTTATGTTTACGGCAACGATATTGAAACAGAAGTGATGGAGCAACTTAACAGGGTTAAGGATTTGCCGTTTTTCAAGAAGCAAATTGTAATAATGCCTGACTTTCATGCAGGTAAAGGTTGTGTGATAGGTTTTACAGGGTACTTTGACGAGGTTGTTATTCCAAATATTGTGGGTGTTGATATAGGTTGCGGAGTATATACCTATCCACTTGGAAGGCTGGGAAAAATCAACCTTCAAAAGTTAGACGCTTTTGTCAAAGGCAATATTCCTCTTGGGCTTACCTGCAGAACAAAGAATAACGCCAGAAAGCTGCCGCTGTCAAAAGAAGATAGGAATTTTTTGAAAGAGATGACAGCGGTTTTAACAAAGAAGTTTGGGATAGATCTTAATGAACCGCTCCTACAGGTTGGAACTCTTGGGAGCGGAAACCACTTTATAGAGTTAGGTGTTGATGATGAAGAAAACTATTATTTAACCGTCCATTCAGGTTCAAGAAACTTGGGTTTGAGGGTCTGCGTCCATTTTTACAAAAGAGCTGTTGAATATACTCAAAAAGTTATGCCGCATCTTCATAAGGACCTCTCCTTTCTACCTCTGAATAAAGGTGGACAAGATTACATGGAGGCAATGAAACTTGCCCAGAGGTACGCTGATATTAACAGAAAAATGATGTTGAAACTGATAATTGAAAACTTTTTCAGACAGGAGTTTAACGAGTCTAAGATAATTAAAAGCGTTCACAACTACATAGACGTTGAGAGGGACTACTGCGTCAGAAAAGGTGCTATTTCAGCTCATAAAGATGAAAAAGTTGTTATTCCGTTTAACTTAGTTTACGGTCTGATTATAGGTAGGGGTAAGGGCGTGAAAAAATTGAATTTTTCAGCACCTCATGGTGCAGGCAGGAAGATGAGCCGCAGAAAGGCCAGGGAGAAGCTTTCTTTTAAAGAGTTTAAAGAAGTAGTTATGAAGGCAGGTGTTTACTCTTCAACAGTTTCATCTAAAACGATAGATGAAGCACCTATGGCCTATAAAAATCCTGATGAGATTCTGGAATTTCTGCCCCAAACTGTTGAGATTGAAAGATTCGTCAGACCGATTTACAACGTGAAGGGATAG
- a CDS encoding FAD-dependent thymidylate synthase, whose product MEIKLISSTQDILKTVSTAARVCYSGLSVDELLSKFSPEDNRKLIKKVAGMGHLSVIEHAVFTFSVPESLKEELLSIMMEKPYLSISHIENGFIVTLNLRTMKELQTLFPEFKFTKAVGEYIPEWLA is encoded by the coding sequence ATGGAGATAAAGCTTATCTCTTCTACACAAGATATCCTCAAAACAGTATCAACAGCGGCCAGGGTATGCTACTCTGGCCTTTCCGTTGATGAGCTTCTCTCAAAATTCTCACCGGAAGATAACCGGAAACTTATAAAAAAAGTAGCAGGTATGGGACATCTCTCTGTCATTGAACATGCCGTGTTTACCTTTTCTGTTCCCGAATCCCTAAAAGAGGAACTTCTCTCTATTATGATGGAAAAACCATACCTATCTATCAGCCATATAGAAAACGGCTTTATCGTCACTCTCAATCTGAGAACGATGAAAGAACTCCAAACACTGTTTCCTGAATTTAAGTTTACAAAAGCTGTAGGAGAGTATATCCCGGAGTGGCTGGCTTAA
- the rpmE gene encoding 50S ribosomal protein L31, producing the protein MKEGIHPEYKETRVICACGNTWVTRSTKFPEIKVEVCNKCHPFFTGAQRKVSITGRAEKFKAKYGDKY; encoded by the coding sequence ATGAAAGAAGGCATCCATCCAGAATACAAAGAGACAAGAGTTATCTGTGCTTGTGGTAACACATGGGTAACAAGATCAACAAAGTTTCCAGAGATTAAAGTGGAAGTGTGCAACAAGTGCCATCCTTTCTTTACAGGTGCACAGAGAAAGGTATCTATTACCGGTAGAGCCGAGAAGTTCAAAGCCAAGTACGGAGACAAATATTAA
- a CDS encoding DedA family protein, translating into MDVANAVSESLRYLESNPHIAGLIIGVWAFLETALLLGLVFPAEKILIVGSVLVARGYVSPVNFVLSVVLGTVAGYTISYFFGYWVGERTLKQILRKFKVGSESYEKVRQFVVSKGEITLVFGRFIAVFRSILPVVMGAFKVPFISFTLWNIVGAFLWAIFYLVVGDLIDKILSIIITNKIFAVLLIAVSLAGYYFWRRYEKNRKGV; encoded by the coding sequence GTGGATGTTGCTAATGCAGTCAGTGAATCACTTAGGTATCTTGAATCAAATCCTCACATAGCCGGGTTAATAATAGGGGTGTGGGCGTTTCTTGAGACGGCTCTGCTGCTCGGGCTTGTTTTTCCCGCGGAGAAGATTTTAATAGTTGGAAGTGTTCTTGTCGCCAGAGGATATGTTTCTCCCGTGAATTTTGTCTTATCTGTTGTTTTGGGAACGGTAGCAGGCTATACCATAAGCTATTTTTTCGGATACTGGGTCGGGGAGAGAACGCTTAAACAGATTCTTAGGAAGTTCAAAGTTGGTTCTGAAAGTTATGAAAAGGTTAGACAATTTGTTGTCAGTAAGGGAGAAATAACGCTCGTTTTCGGAAGGTTTATTGCTGTTTTCCGTTCCATACTTCCTGTCGTTATGGGTGCTTTTAAAGTTCCTTTTATTTCTTTCACTTTGTGGAATATTGTTGGAGCTTTTTTATGGGCTATCTTTTACCTTGTTGTAGGTGACTTGATAGATAAAATTTTATCCATTATTATTACCAATAAGATTTTTGCTGTTCTCTTAATTGCTGTATCTTTAGCAGGATATTACTTCTGGAGACGTTATGAAAAGAATAGAAAAGGCGTTTAA
- the trpA gene encoding tryptophan synthase subunit alpha: protein MKRIEKAFKGKKPLIIYATACDPDFDTSLEFFRIILKYADVVEVGMPFSDPLADGPTIQKAHERALKSGANTEKVFELVSVLREEFPDKGILLMGYYNPVFVYGEEKFIDDAAAAGADGFIVPDLPPEEGKNFSEYAKRKGLSPVFLAAPTSTDDRLKLIAEVSGDFIYYVSLTGTTGARDELDYPSIKADIERVKKVTEKKVVVGFGISKKKHIISLYGAADGFVVGSAVVKKIEQLDRLGLEELLRELKNGIKEASNNG, encoded by the coding sequence ATGAAAAGAATAGAAAAGGCGTTTAAGGGAAAAAAACCTCTTATAATTTATGCTACAGCCTGTGATCCTGACTTTGATACATCTCTTGAGTTTTTCAGGATTATACTTAAGTATGCAGATGTCGTTGAAGTTGGAATGCCTTTTTCTGATCCTCTTGCCGATGGACCTACAATACAGAAAGCTCACGAAAGGGCACTTAAGTCGGGAGCTAACACTGAAAAGGTTTTTGAACTTGTGTCTGTTCTGAGAGAAGAATTTCCAGATAAAGGCATACTTCTAATGGGTTACTATAATCCTGTATTTGTTTATGGTGAGGAAAAGTTTATAGATGATGCGGCTGCTGCTGGAGCTGACGGATTTATTGTTCCTGACCTTCCACCTGAAGAAGGAAAAAATTTTTCAGAGTATGCAAAGAGAAAGGGCTTAAGTCCTGTTTTCCTTGCTGCACCTACGAGTACTGATGATAGGTTGAAGTTGATAGCAGAAGTCTCCGGCGATTTTATATACTATGTTTCTCTTACGGGAACTACAGGAGCCAGGGATGAGCTTGACTATCCTTCCATAAAGGCGGATATTGAAAGAGTTAAAAAAGTTACAGAGAAAAAGGTTGTTGTTGGATTTGGTATATCAAAGAAAAAACATATAATTAGCCTTTACGGAGCAGCTGATGGTTTTGTCGTTGGAAGTGCAGTTGTGAAAAAGATAGAACAGCTGGACAGACTGGGACTTGAAGAGCTGTTAAGAGAGCTAAAAAATGGTATAAAAGAGGCTTCAAATAACGGTTAA
- the tatA gene encoding twin-arginine translocase TatA/TatE family subunit codes for MFGGIGTNELILILIITLLIFGPSKLPDLAKSMGKAINEFRKASSGIIDEDEKKKEEPKKVTRDEEVEKIKVKDSKDA; via the coding sequence ATGTTTGGTGGAATTGGAACTAACGAGCTTATTCTTATTCTTATCATTACTCTTCTCATCTTTGGTCCCTCAAAACTTCCAGACCTTGCTAAGTCAATGGGAAAAGCAATAAATGAGTTCAGAAAGGCATCTTCCGGTATCATAGATGAAGACGAGAAGAAAAAGGAAGAACCCAAAAAAGTTACAAGAGATGAAGAGGTAGAAAAGATAAAAGTTAAAGATTCAAAAGACGCATAA
- the tatC gene encoding twin-arginine translocase subunit TatC: MSEERIRPEEAPVTYHLEELRSRLFKSVISIFVGFLICWPFRKDILLFLERPLPDYLKGKLVFFSPPEAFFTALKICFFGGMIIAMPFILYQVWKFIEPGLYPHEKKFVIPFLFFSFLFFSIGVCFAYFIMIPFALRFLLGFMGNLLVPQIGIGNYISFVIQLTLAFGFVFLLPVVVGLLAKLGVINHKLLEKNRKFAILIIFIVAAILTPPDVVSQIMMAVPLLFLYELSIMVAKVLGNKEG; the protein is encoded by the coding sequence ATGTCAGAGGAGAGGATTCGTCCGGAAGAGGCACCGGTTACATACCATCTGGAAGAATTAAGGAGCAGGCTCTTTAAATCGGTTATATCTATTTTTGTAGGCTTCCTTATCTGCTGGCCTTTCAGGAAAGACATTCTTCTCTTCCTTGAAAGACCTCTCCCTGATTATTTGAAAGGAAAGCTTGTTTTCTTCTCCCCTCCGGAAGCCTTTTTCACCGCTCTTAAAATCTGTTTTTTCGGTGGAATGATTATTGCAATGCCTTTTATCCTCTATCAGGTCTGGAAATTTATTGAGCCGGGACTTTACCCTCATGAGAAAAAGTTCGTTATTCCTTTTCTCTTTTTCTCTTTTCTCTTCTTCTCAATAGGTGTCTGTTTTGCCTATTTCATAATGATACCCTTTGCCTTAAGGTTTTTACTTGGATTTATGGGAAATCTCCTTGTTCCTCAAATTGGAATTGGCAACTACATCTCTTTTGTTATTCAGCTAACTCTCGCTTTTGGGTTTGTTTTCCTCTTACCTGTAGTTGTGGGGCTTCTTGCAAAATTGGGGGTTATAAACCATAAGCTTCTTGAAAAGAATAGAAAGTTTGCTATACTAATAATATTCATAGTAGCAGCTATCCTAACACCTCCCGATGTGGTTTCCCAGATAATGATGGCTGTTCCTTTGCTCTTTCTTTACGAACTAAGTATAATGGTTGCAAAGGTTCTCGGGAATAAGGAAGGGTAA
- the rho gene encoding transcription termination factor Rho: MAQETEVLSLEQLQNMSIFDLRKIAKSLGLDVKSVKKQDLIFKILEENARKRGAIYRVGVLEVLPDGFGFLRSPENNYLPNSTDIYVSPSQIRKFGLRTGDTIAGEVRPPKEGEKYFALLKVDAVNWEPLSKAKTRPNFDNLTPLHPTERFRLETVPEELSTRVIDLITPVGKGQRGLIVAPPRAGKTVLLQKLANAIKTNDPDTYLIILLIDERPEEVTDMKRNTLADEVISSTFDEPPERHAQVAEIVIEKAKRLVEHKRDVVILLDSLTRLARAYNTLTPPSGKILSGGIDAHAFHKPKRFFGAARNIEEGGSLTIIATALIETGSRMDDVIFEEFKGTGNMEIVLDRQLVERRIFPAINIQKSGTRKEELLLSDWELNRVWILRRLLTSMAPVEAMEFLLEKLRKYKTNEDFLKAMNA, from the coding sequence ATGGCTCAGGAAACTGAGGTTCTGTCTCTGGAACAACTTCAAAACATGAGTATTTTTGATTTGAGGAAAATAGCCAAGTCACTGGGTCTTGATGTAAAATCTGTTAAAAAACAGGATTTGATATTTAAGATTCTTGAAGAAAACGCGAGAAAAAGGGGCGCCATATACAGGGTAGGTGTTCTTGAGGTGCTCCCGGATGGATTTGGATTTTTAAGGTCGCCTGAGAACAACTATCTTCCAAATTCAACCGATATTTACGTTTCACCCTCTCAAATAAGGAAATTTGGTCTTAGAACAGGTGACACTATTGCCGGCGAGGTCAGGCCTCCAAAAGAGGGTGAGAAATACTTTGCGCTTTTAAAAGTTGATGCTGTAAACTGGGAACCTCTCTCTAAAGCGAAAACAAGGCCAAATTTTGATAATTTGACACCCCTGCATCCTACAGAGAGATTCAGGCTTGAAACCGTCCCGGAAGAGCTTTCCACCAGAGTGATAGACCTTATAACGCCTGTTGGAAAAGGACAGAGAGGCCTGATAGTTGCACCTCCAAGGGCAGGAAAAACGGTTCTTCTTCAGAAGCTTGCAAATGCTATCAAAACGAACGATCCTGACACTTATTTGATTATTCTGCTTATAGATGAGCGTCCCGAAGAAGTTACCGATATGAAAAGAAACACGCTTGCTGACGAGGTTATAAGTTCAACATTTGACGAACCGCCTGAGAGACACGCTCAGGTTGCTGAGATAGTGATTGAAAAGGCTAAAAGGCTTGTAGAACATAAGAGAGATGTTGTTATTCTTCTTGACAGTTTAACGAGGCTTGCAAGGGCTTACAACACGCTTACACCACCAAGTGGAAAGATTCTTTCAGGTGGTATTGACGCCCACGCTTTCCACAAACCGAAGAGGTTTTTTGGTGCTGCAAGAAATATAGAAGAGGGGGGGAGCCTTACGATAATTGCCACTGCACTTATAGAGACAGGCAGCCGTATGGATGATGTTATTTTTGAAGAGTTTAAAGGTACCGGTAATATGGAAATTGTCCTTGATAGACAGCTTGTTGAAAGGAGAATTTTCCCTGCTATAAACATACAAAAGTCTGGAACAAGGAAAGAGGAGCTTCTGCTTTCCGATTGGGAATTAAACAGGGTCTGGATATTAAGGAGGCTCCTTACCTCTATGGCGCCTGTGGAGGCTATGGAATTTCTGCTTGAGAAACTGAGGAAATACAAGACAAACGAAGATTTCCTGAAGGCTATGAACGCCTGA
- the gmhA gene encoding D-sedoheptulose 7-phosphate isomerase yields MKELIYYSFLESADLKRNFIEENKEYLFLIFSKVVERIRNGGKILLCGNGGSAADSQHIAAELVGRFLLDRRALPAVALTTDTSILTAVGNDFGFDAIFERQVEALGSENDVLIGISTSGNSENVIRAVMKAKEKGILTVGFLGKDGGRLKDLVDYPVVVKSFSTPRIQEVHITIGHVLCDFIEKSLFGR; encoded by the coding sequence ATGAAAGAGCTTATATACTATTCATTTCTTGAAAGTGCTGACCTGAAAAGGAATTTTATTGAAGAAAATAAAGAGTATCTCTTTCTAATTTTTTCTAAAGTTGTAGAAAGAATAAGAAATGGCGGAAAGATTCTTTTATGCGGTAACGGTGGAAGTGCAGCTGATTCTCAGCACATAGCAGCTGAGCTTGTTGGAAGATTTCTGCTTGATAGGAGAGCTCTTCCGGCGGTGGCCCTTACCACAGATACGTCTATCCTGACGGCCGTTGGTAACGATTTTGGATTTGACGCTATCTTTGAGAGGCAGGTGGAAGCCTTAGGCAGTGAGAATGACGTTTTAATAGGTATCAGTACCAGTGGCAATTCGGAGAATGTAATTCGTGCAGTTATGAAGGCCAAGGAGAAAGGTATATTAACAGTTGGGTTTCTCGGAAAAGATGGTGGTAGATTGAAGGACCTGGTGGATTATCCAGTAGTTGTCAAGTCGTTTTCGACGCCGCGAATTCAGGAGGTACACATAACTATCGGACATGTCTTGTGTGATTTTATAGAGAAATCCCTGTTTGGGCGATAA
- a CDS encoding 2-amino-3,7-dideoxy-D-threo-hept-6-ulosonate synthase → MKIGKAIRLERIINRETGKTVIIPMDHGVSMGPIPGIINIRESIDKVANGGANAIIIHKGLVRHGHRKRGKDVGLIIHLSASTSLSPKPNTKVIVCSVEEAIKIGADGVSVHVNLGDINEDKMLEDFGAIAESCLEWGMPLIAMMYARGEGIKNPFDPDVVAHCARVAAELGADIVKVAYTGDTETFRKVVEGCPIPVVIAGGPKMSNDMEILEMVEGAMKAGGAGVSIGRNAFQHEDPEKIVRAISLIVHEGKTAKEAAKVLEG, encoded by the coding sequence ATGAAGATAGGAAAGGCTATAAGACTTGAAAGAATAATAAACAGAGAGACGGGAAAGACCGTTATAATTCCGATGGATCACGGCGTTTCAATGGGACCAATCCCCGGGATCATTAACATAAGGGAATCTATAGATAAAGTGGCCAACGGCGGTGCTAATGCAATCATCATTCACAAGGGACTTGTAAGACACGGTCACAGAAAGAGGGGAAAAGACGTTGGCCTGATTATTCACCTTTCTGCCAGTACTTCACTTTCACCAAAGCCCAACACAAAAGTTATCGTTTGCTCTGTTGAAGAAGCGATAAAAATAGGTGCTGACGGTGTCTCTGTTCATGTTAATCTTGGTGATATAAATGAAGATAAGATGTTAGAAGATTTTGGAGCAATAGCGGAAAGCTGCCTTGAGTGGGGAATGCCGTTAATTGCGATGATGTACGCGAGGGGCGAAGGAATAAAAAATCCCTTTGACCCTGATGTTGTTGCCCACTGTGCCAGGGTTGCGGCTGAGCTTGGAGCCGATATTGTTAAAGTTGCCTATACGGGCGATACGGAAACGTTCAGGAAGGTTGTTGAAGGCTGCCCTATTCCCGTTGTTATTGCAGGTGGTCCAAAGATGAGCAATGATATGGAAATTCTCGAAATGGTTGAAGGTGCAATGAAGGCAGGTGGTGCTGGTGTTTCTATCGGAAGAAACGCATTCCAGCATGAAGATCCTGAAAAAATAGTCAGGGCTATTTCTCTCATCGTTCATGAAGGAAAAACGGCAAAAGAAGCTGCAAAAGTTTTAGAAGGTTAA
- a CDS encoding gamma carbonic anhydrase family protein — translation MIIKPFKGMNPEIGERVFIAEDAVIIGDVKIGDDSSIWYGTIIRGDVNYIRIGKCTSVQDGTVIHVTNKTAPTIVGNYVTIGHAVKLHGCEIKDNCLIGIGAIILDNVVINKNSIVAAGTIVPPRKEFPPNSLIMGFPAKVVRTLSEEEIKGLKEHALRYVEYKNEYLSEK, via the coding sequence ATGATAATAAAACCGTTTAAAGGGATGAATCCAGAAATTGGAGAGAGGGTTTTCATTGCTGAAGATGCGGTAATCATCGGGGACGTTAAGATAGGTGATGACAGCAGCATCTGGTACGGAACGATAATAAGGGGTGATGTGAATTACATTAGAATAGGAAAATGCACTTCTGTTCAGGATGGAACGGTAATTCATGTTACCAACAAGACCGCACCAACAATTGTTGGAAACTATGTTACCATAGGACATGCTGTAAAACTCCACGGTTGCGAAATAAAGGACAATTGCCTGATAGGAATTGGGGCGATAATTCTTGATAATGTCGTTATAAACAAAAACTCGATAGTTGCAGCCGGAACCATTGTTCCCCCAAGGAAAGAATTTCCTCCAAACAGTTTGATAATGGGATTTCCTGCAAAAGTCGTTAGAACACTGTCTGAGGAAGAGATAAAAGGATTGAAAGAGCACGCACTCAGATATGTTGAATATAAGAATGAATATTTAAGCGAAAAATAG
- the cysS gene encoding cysteine--tRNA ligase, translating into MIKVYNTLTEKKEEFIPLEKNRIKMYVCGPTVYDDAHIGHARSAVVFDVIRRWFEHRGYSVIFVRNYTDVDDKIIKRANEKGVPWKEISEKYIKSFEEDMAALNVKEPTFKPKVTEHIPEIIEMVKGLIEKGHAYEADGDVYFAVETFPEYGKLSKRKIDELMAGARIAPGEKKRNPLDFALWKKSKEGEPAWDSPWGKGRPGWHIECSAMSMKYLGEMMDIHGGGLDLIFPHHENEIAQSESYTGKPFVKYWMHNGFVMVNSEKMSKSLGNFFTIKEILKDFSPDVLRFFLVSTHYRSPIDFSFERLKEAKAAFDRIKNFLNAKSVIKNVQEEGKGGAPVDVEKYRKAFNEAMDDDFNTAKALGILFEMIKETNILKDSIVKKQKATTEEKESILAAVSFVREVMKIFGFKLEEEKSTNNLEDELIKLLIDIRQQLRKEKKFKLADEIRDRLKQMGIVLEDLPSGTVYRKGE; encoded by the coding sequence ATGATAAAGGTTTACAATACCCTTACCGAAAAGAAAGAAGAATTTATCCCTCTTGAGAAAAACAGAATCAAAATGTATGTGTGCGGTCCAACGGTGTATGACGATGCTCATATTGGGCACGCAAGGAGTGCCGTGGTTTTTGACGTCATAAGAAGATGGTTTGAACACAGAGGCTACAGCGTTATTTTTGTCAGAAACTACACCGATGTTGACGACAAGATAATAAAAAGGGCAAATGAGAAAGGCGTGCCATGGAAAGAGATATCTGAAAAGTACATAAAATCATTTGAAGAGGATATGGCCGCACTCAATGTAAAAGAGCCCACCTTTAAACCAAAAGTCACCGAGCACATTCCTGAAATCATAGAGATGGTAAAAGGATTGATAGAAAAAGGGCACGCATACGAAGCCGACGGTGATGTTTACTTTGCAGTAGAAACATTCCCTGAATATGGGAAGCTGTCAAAAAGGAAGATTGACGAACTTATGGCCGGCGCAAGAATAGCACCCGGAGAAAAGAAACGGAATCCTCTTGACTTTGCGCTCTGGAAGAAATCAAAAGAAGGAGAACCTGCATGGGACTCACCGTGGGGAAAGGGGAGACCCGGCTGGCACATAGAATGTTCCGCCATGTCCATGAAATACCTGGGCGAAATGATGGACATTCACGGAGGAGGACTTGACCTCATATTTCCGCATCACGAAAACGAAATTGCACAATCCGAAAGCTACACCGGAAAGCCGTTTGTAAAGTACTGGATGCACAATGGTTTTGTAATGGTAAATAGCGAAAAGATGAGCAAATCTCTCGGAAACTTTTTCACAATAAAAGAAATACTAAAAGATTTTTCACCGGATGTTTTAAGATTTTTCCTCGTATCAACGCACTACCGTAGCCCCATAGACTTTTCATTTGAGAGGCTAAAAGAGGCCAAAGCAGCCTTTGACAGGATTAAAAACTTTCTCAATGCTAAATCTGTAATAAAAAACGTACAGGAAGAAGGAAAAGGTGGTGCTCCTGTTGACGTTGAAAAATACAGGAAGGCATTTAACGAAGCTATGGACGATGACTTCAATACGGCAAAAGCATTGGGTATTCTCTTTGAAATGATAAAAGAGACAAACATACTGAAAGATAGCATCGTCAAAAAACAGAAAGCAACCACCGAAGAAAAAGAATCAATACTCGCAGCTGTATCGTTTGTTAGAGAGGTAATGAAAATTTTTGGCTTCAAACTTGAAGAAGAAAAATCAACAAACAACTTAGAAGATGAACTTATAAAGCTCTTGATAGATATAAGACAGCAGCTTAGAAAAGAGAAAAAATTCAAACTCGCAGATGAAATCAGGGATAGACTTAAGCAGATGGGAATAGTCTTAGAGGACTTACCCAGTGGAACGGTTTACCGTAAGGGGGAATGA